One part of the Mycolicibacterium aromaticivorans JS19b1 = JCM 16368 genome encodes these proteins:
- a CDS encoding acyl-CoA dehydrogenase family protein, whose amino-acid sequence MDFDLDAEQRAWLAEVREFLRENVTDALRAEIAEHNLEHPGGEVAAFRRKLGAKGWFGLNWPAEYGGLGLGPVHLHLLMTEFEYWGAPGPDLTVTSIAPMIMRHGTEQNKREFLPLIARGEMTCALGYSEPDAGTDLASLRTKAVRDGDEWVINGSKIWNSGAQRSTHEWLCVRTDPQAQRHRGISVIVVPVDSPGVRIRPLIAWSGYRTNEVFFDDVRVPVTNLIGEQNRGWSYITGALDLERGALTNAGDLRRALDELQVLARMPRRDGTVPIDNPGFRRRLAQAEADVEVAGLMGYEASSLLAGGVIPTVEVSVEKVFSSELRQRIADLGIDLLGAEGLLAHRNSEAPAGGRFEKLYRFAPLMRFGGGTNEVLRDVIAQRGNSMPSYGR is encoded by the coding sequence GTGGATTTCGACCTCGACGCCGAACAGCGCGCGTGGTTGGCGGAGGTGCGGGAATTCCTGCGGGAGAACGTCACTGACGCCCTTCGTGCCGAGATCGCCGAACACAATCTGGAGCACCCGGGTGGCGAGGTGGCGGCGTTTCGCCGCAAGCTCGGCGCCAAGGGCTGGTTCGGCCTGAACTGGCCTGCGGAGTACGGCGGCCTCGGGTTGGGTCCCGTGCACCTGCACCTGCTGATGACCGAGTTCGAGTACTGGGGTGCGCCGGGCCCGGATCTGACCGTCACCTCGATCGCGCCGATGATCATGCGACACGGCACTGAGCAGAACAAGCGCGAGTTCCTCCCGCTGATCGCGCGCGGCGAGATGACCTGTGCGCTGGGATATTCCGAGCCCGATGCCGGCACCGACCTGGCGTCGCTGCGGACCAAGGCAGTCCGTGACGGCGACGAATGGGTGATCAACGGATCCAAGATCTGGAACAGCGGCGCGCAGCGATCCACCCACGAATGGCTGTGCGTGCGCACCGATCCGCAGGCCCAGCGGCACCGGGGGATCTCGGTGATCGTCGTCCCGGTGGACAGCCCGGGTGTCCGGATCCGCCCGTTGATAGCGTGGTCCGGCTACCGGACCAACGAGGTCTTCTTCGACGACGTGCGGGTACCGGTGACCAATCTGATCGGTGAGCAGAACCGCGGCTGGTCCTACATCACCGGAGCCCTCGATCTGGAGCGCGGTGCGCTGACCAACGCCGGGGACCTGCGGCGTGCACTCGACGAGTTGCAGGTGCTGGCGCGGATGCCGCGCCGCGACGGCACCGTCCCGATCGACAATCCCGGTTTCCGCCGCAGGCTGGCCCAGGCCGAGGCTGACGTCGAGGTCGCCGGGCTGATGGGCTACGAAGCGTCGTCGTTGTTGGCGGGCGGGGTGATCCCCACTGTGGAGGTCAGTGTTGAAAAGGTCTTCAGCAGCGAGTTGCGGCAGCGCATCGCCGACCTCGGTATCGACCTGCTGGGCGCGGAAGGCCTACTGGCGCATCGCAATTCGGAGGCGCCGGCCGGCGGACGGTTCGAGAAGCTGTACCGGTTCGCACCCCTCATGCGCTTCGGCGGCGGTACCAATGAGGTGCTCCGCGACGTCATCGCCCAGCGCGGCAACAGCATGCCCTCCTACGGACGGTGA